Below is a genomic region from Chloroflexota bacterium.
ATCGTACATAGCCATGATGTCCTCGCGTCCACCGAAGGCTCCGATGGGGAAACCCCCACCGATCAGTTTACCGAAGACCGTAATATCCGGCTTTACGTTGTAATATTGTTGCGCGCCACCCGGCGTCAGTCTCATGGTCTGGACCTCATCAAAGATGAGTAAGAGGCCGTTCTCAGCCGTTACTTCTCTTATAAAGGTCAAGTAATCGTCTTGGGGAGGGATGACCCCGGCTGTCCCCAATACTGGCTCGATGATTATGGCCGCCAGGTCATCTTTGTTTCGCTCTATCGCCCGTGCTGCTGCCTGCTTATCATTGAAGGGCACAATTAATACCTCGCCAAGCACCCCTTCCGTTATACCCTTGCTCTCCGGGACCGGCTTAGGCTCAGTAGGAGGTCCGGCACGGCCCAAATCTGGTTGGATGCTTATATCAACGACATCATAGGCTCCGTGATACGCCCCTTCTACCTTGAGGACCTTGCTTTTCTTGGTGAAGGCTCGCGCCGCCCTGATGGCATTCATCACCGCCTCCGTACCAGAGTTACAGAAACGAATCTTCTCCACAGACGGTACGCGCTGACAGATGAGCTGGGCCAACCGCTGTTGACTTTCGCTGGGGGCCGCATATGCGCTGCCCTTCCGTAGCTGTGCGCTGACAGCCCGCACCACATCAGGATGGGCGTGGCCCAGAATCAGCGCCGTATAATTGTTCAGAAAGTCGATGAGTTTATGTCCATCAACATCCAGTAACTCATAGCCTCCGGCCTGAGCGATATAGGTTGGATAGGGTCTGAAATAGGTGACGCTGCGCGTGTCACCCCCAGGGAGATGCTGGCAGGCCCGCTGGTGCAGCTCTCTCGACCTGGGGGTGCGTTGTAAATAGGCTTCTTCGATAGCCCGTCTTGTCCAATCAAGAATTATGGGGTCCACAGCTCAAACCTCCATAGACAGCATACACAATAAAAAGATGATCTCCAAGTATCGTAATGTCTACATTTTAGGGACAGGAAATGTGCAAACTGCACATTATTCAGCCTCATACTCGCTTATTTTGAGCCTTATTTCGCCCCAAATTATTGACAATATGCCTTGGGAGAATTATACTGATGATTAAGGAGATTGAACGAAGTTCCTGCTTTTTGGTCATCGTGTCCTAACTAGGGAGTGAACTTATGTTCATTACAATCAGTGAAGCCCTGCAACTAACTTCTCTACAGCAGGCTGAGGTCGTCGCTGGCTGGTCCCGACTTGATAACAAAATAGCGTGGGTACACTGTTCAGACCTTCCTGATGTTGGGCAATGGCTGCGGGGTGGGGAGCTGGTCATCAGCACAGGATTGACTATACTCTCCAAAGATACGGCCAGGTCGCTTGTGCAAAGTGTCTCCGAGGCTGGCGGCGCTGGTTTGTTAATCGCCCGCGATCCTTGCCTCACCCCAGAGGTCATTGATGAGTTAATCGCCTCCGCCATTCGCTATTCCCTGCCTCTCTTGTTGATCCCAAAAGAGGTTCGTTTCGTTGATATCACGGAGGAGATCTCCAAGGCGATCATCCAGAGGGAATACGAGGAATCAAAACGCTCTAAGTATATTTATCGGCGCTTTGTAGAGGCTATGTTAGGTGGCAAGGGACTATCGGCCATCCTCCGCATGTTGGGGCTGGCCTTAAAGTGTCCGGTGCTGGCTCTGGACAAAGAGTTCAATCTCTTGGCCGAGTATTCTGAGAACATACCTGTAGATAGGATTTGGGCTGATGTTCTAAGGCAACAGAGGTTCTCCACCGACCTTCTTGCCAGCCTAGATGAGGCTGGACTTCTGAGCAAGATTCGTAAGAGTCGCAGTATCGCTGAGATAGGCCGCTATCCTTCTGCCGAAGACATCGCCCATACCGCCAAACCGATCCTACTCAAAGGAGAGGTTTATGGCTTTCTTCTTTTGGGACAGAGCTATGACAAGCTAAGCAACCAAGATCTAGTTCTGGTCGAAGAGGCTGCCAATGTTATTACCATAGAGTTGATTAAGGAGAGAGAAATCCACGAGATCGATAGTAGACTCAGCAACCAGCTCTTTGACGATGTTCTCAGTGGCAGCTATGTCTCAGCAGAGAGCATCAAGCGGAGAGCAAGTTTCCTCGGCTATGATTTCTCCCAACCCTATCAGATATTGACCATACAGATCGATGAGATTGAGAAGCTCCGTACCGATCATAGGGATAAAGGTGAGGCCTTCGTTAGTCATATTAAACGACGCTTCTTCGATGCGGTGAAAGAAACCCTGGCCACAGCCAGAGCAGCGGTGATGCTCACGCACCGTGATGACTACATTGTTATTTTTTATTCGCTGAGCCAAGGTGATAGCGGCTCAGCCCATACCTTGGCCGAACAGATCAGGCAAAACGCGACGCCAACCCTTGGGAATACCGGAGTATCGATCGGCCTCAGCAACCGACATACCGGTGTTGCTGAGATACAGACAGCCTATCGTGAGGCGGAGCAGACCTTACAGGTGGGTAGAATGGTCTGGGATACCAGTACAATCATCGAATACGAGCAGTTGGGCATCTATCAACTTTTTCTGCATAGGGATGGGAGGGAAGAGATCGACCGTTATTGGGATCGCTACATCGCTAAGATTGAAGAAGTTGACCGCAAACATAACAGCGATCTAATTCGAACGCTGGAAGAGCTCTTTCGCAGGAATGGCAACCGCAGCCGGACAGCCAGGGCGCTTTACATCCATAGGAATACCCTAGACCAGCGCCTAGCCAAGATAGAGAAGATATGCGGGCTAGATCTAGAGAACGCCGATGATAGGCTGAAGTTGCAACTGGGGCTCTGGCTTAAGCCATTGCGCACCCTACGCTAAAAAGCTATGAATCTACGCAAATCGACCATGTCCTACTTGCATAGGACACCACGCAAGTGGGTGTGGACGATGGGAGAGCTATTCAATGCTCTAGTAAGGGGTTAGTATGGTTATGAATCTAAGTGGCAAAGTGGCCATAGTAACAGGGGTATCCTCCTCAAGGGGAATAGGCCGCGCTGCTGCCCTGGCCCTGGCCACTGCCGGGGCCGATATGGTAGTCATCGCTGGACATAATATCGAGGGAGCCAGAGAGGTGGCCAGGGAGATTGAAACCTTGGGACGCCGCTCCCTGGCCCTTCGGGTTGATGTTACTGATGGGAGGCAGATTGTCCATGCTGTGGAAGAGACACTGGCTCACTTCGGGCGCATTGATATCCTCGTCAATAATGCCGGGGCGACCCAAAAGGTCGGCCTTCTGGAAATGACTGAGGACGATTGGGGACACATAATCGCCGTTAATCTCAAAGGCACCTTCCTTTTCACAAAAGCTGTGTTACCCGTGATGATCAAACAGCGAAGCGGTCGAATCATCAGCATCTCCTCCATATCGGCCAAAAGGGGAGGAGGATACTATGGCGGTGCCCACTACTGTGCGGCCAAGGCTGGGGTACTTGGTTTCGCCAAGGCTGTGGCCAGGGAGATGGCCCCCTATGGCATAACGAGCAACGTCATCTGCCCCGGCACTATAGATACCGACTTCATGGGGGGACCGCTGTTGCCGGAGAGAAAAGAGGCTATCCTGCGCGATTTACCCTTGGGACGACTCGGCCGACCAGAGGATATTGCTAACGCCATCCTTTTCCTCGCTTCAGATGAGGCCGAATGGATCACTGGCGAGGTTATGGATGTCAATGGGGGAGCTCACATTGACTGAGATACAAAAACTACTTTAGGGAGGTCCTTATGGGTGGTAAGCTCTTCCGCGCTGAGGTCGACGCCGCCTATCGAACCTTTGTCCACGGTGAAGGCATCTACGTGTTCGACGCTGAGGGAAAACGGTATTTGGATGCAGCTGCCGGTGTTGGGGTAGTATCACTGGGCTATGGGGTGAACGCAATATCCAAAGCTATTTACGAGCAATCCACCATGATTCCCTTCGTCCACGGCCTGCGTTTTAACAATACCGCCCTGCTCGAGCTAGCCGAGAAGGTGGCTGAGATCGCACCACCCAGCCTTTGCTGGTCCTTCTTTGTCTGTGGCGGATCTGAGGCAGTGGAGACGGCCATCAAGCTGAGCAGACAATACTATTTAGAGATCGGTAAACCGACGAAATACAAGGTTGTTGGTCGATGGCAGGGCTTTCATGGCAACACTATTTTGGCTCTATCTATAGGAGGGCACATGGGACGACGAAGTCGCCATACACCATTGCTGGCTGATCATCCGCACATCCCTCCGGCCTATTGTTATCGCTGCCCCTTCGATAAAAACTATCCAGGCTGTCAGATAGATTGCGCCTGGGCCCTCGAGGAAACGATTCAGAAAGAGGGAGCAGACAAAATCGCCGCCTTCATCGCCGAACCGATCGTCGGCGCTGCGGCTGGAGCAACGGTGCCCCCTGCGGAGTATTTTCCTATCATCAGGCGCATCTGTGATAAATATGACGTGCTCTTAATCGTTGACGAAGTGATCACCGGATTTGGTCGGACGGGCCGCAACTTTGGTTTCGAACATTGGGCCTTCTCGCCAGACATCATCATTGCTGGCAAGGGCATCAGTGGAGGCTATGCTCCCCTGGGAGCCGTAATCTTCGCCGACAAGATTGCTGAGGCCTTCAAAGCAGGATCAGGTCGGTTCGAACATAATTTTACATACGCCGGCAACCCGATCTCTTGCCGGGCCGGGGTGGCCGTACTGAACATTATCCAACGGGAGAACATAGTCCACGCTGCAAAGGAAAGCGGAGAATATCTTTTCTCCCTGCTTGAGAGAGTGAAGGATATGCCTTACGTGGGTGATGTGCGAGGCCGTGGGTTGCTGGCTGGCATAGAGCTGGTGTTTGATAAAGAGACCAAAGAGCCATTCCCACCGGAAGCGAAGGCCTATCGCCTTATCGATCAGCTTGCCCTGGAGCAGGGGTTGATCATCTAC
It encodes:
- a CDS encoding aminotransferase class III-fold pyridoxal phosphate-dependent enzyme, whose translation is MGGKLFRAEVDAAYRTFVHGEGIYVFDAEGKRYLDAAAGVGVVSLGYGVNAISKAIYEQSTMIPFVHGLRFNNTALLELAEKVAEIAPPSLCWSFFVCGGSEAVETAIKLSRQYYLEIGKPTKYKVVGRWQGFHGNTILALSIGGHMGRRSRHTPLLADHPHIPPAYCYRCPFDKNYPGCQIDCAWALEETIQKEGADKIAAFIAEPIVGAAAGATVPPAEYFPIIRRICDKYDVLLIVDEVITGFGRTGRNFGFEHWAFSPDIIIAGKGISGGYAPLGAVIFADKIAEAFKAGSGRFEHNFTYAGNPISCRAGVAVLNIIQRENIVHAAKESGEYLFSLLERVKDMPYVGDVRGRGLLAGIELVFDKETKEPFPPEAKAYRLIDQLALEQGLIIYAGDGTIDGLRGDHFLLMPPLVITKQEIEEMIALLTETLKRFAAVMSSRTAPISTVLHRSCPQ
- a CDS encoding PucR family transcriptional regulator ligand-binding domain-containing protein; protein product: MFITISEALQLTSLQQAEVVAGWSRLDNKIAWVHCSDLPDVGQWLRGGELVISTGLTILSKDTARSLVQSVSEAGGAGLLIARDPCLTPEVIDELIASAIRYSLPLLLIPKEVRFVDITEEISKAIIQREYEESKRSKYIYRRFVEAMLGGKGLSAILRMLGLALKCPVLALDKEFNLLAEYSENIPVDRIWADVLRQQRFSTDLLASLDEAGLLSKIRKSRSIAEIGRYPSAEDIAHTAKPILLKGEVYGFLLLGQSYDKLSNQDLVLVEEAANVITIELIKEREIHEIDSRLSNQLFDDVLSGSYVSAESIKRRASFLGYDFSQPYQILTIQIDEIEKLRTDHRDKGEAFVSHIKRRFFDAVKETLATARAAVMLTHRDDYIVIFYSLSQGDSGSAHTLAEQIRQNATPTLGNTGVSIGLSNRHTGVAEIQTAYREAEQTLQVGRMVWDTSTIIEYEQLGIYQLFLHRDGREEIDRYWDRYIAKIEEVDRKHNSDLIRTLEELFRRNGNRSRTARALYIHRNTLDQRLAKIEKICGLDLENADDRLKLQLGLWLKPLRTLR
- a CDS encoding 3-oxoacyl-ACP reductase FabG, with translation MNLSGKVAIVTGVSSSRGIGRAAALALATAGADMVVIAGHNIEGAREVAREIETLGRRSLALRVDVTDGRQIVHAVEETLAHFGRIDILVNNAGATQKVGLLEMTEDDWGHIIAVNLKGTFLFTKAVLPVMIKQRSGRIISISSISAKRGGGYYGGAHYCAAKAGVLGFAKAVAREMAPYGITSNVICPGTIDTDFMGGPLLPERKEAILRDLPLGRLGRPEDIANAILFLASDEAEWITGEVMDVNGGAHID
- a CDS encoding aspartate aminotransferase family protein — its product is MDPIILDWTRRAIEEAYLQRTPRSRELHQRACQHLPGGDTRSVTYFRPYPTYIAQAGGYELLDVDGHKLIDFLNNYTALILGHAHPDVVRAVSAQLRKGSAYAAPSESQQRLAQLICQRVPSVEKIRFCNSGTEAVMNAIRAARAFTKKSKVLKVEGAYHGAYDVVDISIQPDLGRAGPPTEPKPVPESKGITEGVLGEVLIVPFNDKQAAARAIERNKDDLAAIIIEPVLGTAGVIPPQDDYLTFIREVTAENGLLLIFDEVQTMRLTPGGAQQYYNVKPDITVFGKLIGGGFPIGAFGGREDIMAMYDPESPEPLHQSGTYNGNPISMTAGIVTLEKLTTPVIARLNSLGHKLRQGIQEVFSDLGIESQVTGIGSLLNIHFTPLEVCDYRTAAMANKDLIHLLHLSLLNRGIYIARRGMLNISTPMTEAQIQLAIEAVRSSLLEEMSPVLAQFKKDCLIVHHSWGKSEYNNRGGKHVRV